In Leguminivora glycinivorella isolate SPB_JAAS2020 chromosome 17, LegGlyc_1.1, whole genome shotgun sequence, the DNA window CGGGGAGGTCTCTCGGAGATCCGAGATATTTTGCCCTGTATGGAGCCACCCCGCTGCACTCCAGCACCACGTGAGCAGCTGTTTCCTCTGTCTCCATGCACCCTCGGCACAGGGGACTGTCCGTAGCACCTGTTATGAAAAGATGTTTGTTAAATAGTCCATGACCTGTTATGACACTGGTTACCATTCTCAGACGGACCTTCCCTAGTTGAAGGAGCGTTCTTGTGAGTTTTTCGCTGATGCTGGGCATGGCCATTTTCGATTGCCTGCATCCAGTCTGGTTTAGCcagtgtgctgtgtgtagtttCCCTGTATATGATAGTAGCATTGAGCGTACCTTGCTGAAGGGTATCGGGAGAATTGGTTCTGGGCCAATGGCCCCCGCACTCGACCCCTGTCTGGCTAGCTCGTCTGCAGCATCATTACCTCGGGATCCGTTGTGTCCCTTGATCCATTGTAGGATGATCTCGTTTTTATGACTTACCTCCATTAGTCGTTTATGGCATTCGTGTATGAGTTTGGATGTAATTAAATGGCTCCTTAAAGCCATAAGGACTGCTCTACTGTCAGAGAATATGCGGATGGAGGATCCTACTACCTTCCTTGCAGTTATAGCAGCTGCCGCGTTAATGATGCCCATGCACTCAGCTTGGAAGACCGAGTTGTGAGCTCCTAGCGGAGTGGTAATCGACATGTTCAGGTCTTCTGAGAAAGTCCCAGAGCCCGACCCGTTGTCCGTTTTCGACCCATCTGTGAAGATTCTAAGCTCCTTGGGATTGAGCCCTTCGTAGTTGTCGTCCTCGTATAATTGTATCTTGTACCTTTTATCGAAGATGACATGTTTTTGAATTCGATCCGTACCTGACCTGAGGATTGGGAATTCGTCGTATACTTTTTCCAGGCATTTTGTGTGAAGAACTCCTGTGTTAGACCAGATGTTGAGTGTATTTAACCTTACCGCTGATAAGCTTGCTTCCTGCTGTATGTGCAGGTATAGCGGTGGAAGGCCCAACATGACCTCCATGGCTGCCGTCGGAGTAGACTTCGTGCAGCCAGTGATAGCCGCACATGCGAGCCTTTGGAGTCTTTGTAGTTTGTCTCGCACGTTGCCTAGGTTTGTTCTTGGCCACCAGACCAGAGCACCGTAGCAGAGCATTGGCCGGACTATCGTCTTGTAGAGCCAGAGGGTGATTTTCGGGTTGAGTCCCCATCTCTTACCGATCATCCTTCTGCATTGCCAGAAGACGACTGCCGCCTTGTCTATTCGTTTGTTGATGTGGTTGTTCCAGCTGATTTTGCTGTCGAGGGTTAGTCCTAAGTACTTTACCTATAAACGCCTATAAAAATATACCCTcttataaacgttcactaaaattataaagccgataaagtttatccctttctatcacaccaatacgttggAAAGCGACAAACGAACTGTATAGGTTTGATCATttaagtgaacgtttatgaataagggggatacagtcgtaactgtgagcgtagccgaatgcacaaacgctcacgaaacgctcacgataatatctctttcatagctatctatctctatcgctattgcgtattggcgcgacagagctagctagactacctttctgcggcgtttcggtggcgtttcgcgtcacagaaatgccattcggctacggggccagataagATCCACCATAATtatattggttaatctgtcacaaacatgcatattttcattcactcgatttgacatgtttatttaataacctaaccacaaaattaaaattttgaaaacccccgaccgcgacatagtggaccgtcgtttttgcgtcgggggttaaaaactaaccgtgtatcattcaaaactctcagtgatataattttaattgattGTTTTAGTTTACCACAAGTAATAATAACAAATTCGTGTGTGATTGACAGTGTGTTGGGTCCACGGAAGTTTGTAATGGCGAATATTCGTCCAACATTCAGGTAAACTGTCCAAGTTTAGACACATGCCAAAACATGGGGCGGACCCATGTTTTAGCTACGCATTAAGGTGGAATTCGGATTGCGACAGCAGCAGTAGCGTTACTGGTTACCGaacaacgtcacaatcgcttacgctcctTAACCCCTCATATGGTTAGGTacggatccgtgcgtgggaaatttaatatattgttttaaatgtcaaggtcactacTTCAATGATCAAAATCGGGAGGCTCGAGGGGTTAAGCGTATCGCAAGATCGTAGCTCCCTCGGTTTTCTGTTGTGGCGCCACAGAGGCAGACAGGCGATCGCCATGTGTtcttgttgttgttgtagtcctagGGCACGCCAGAGACGCAAAGGGCCTTCACCAGCTCCCCTCGTGGCCACGTtccagctcaaaccagccgctcgtagctcatgTGCCacggcaaataaggggttgaaagaaaacgaaactgtgacattgcagtgacaggttgccagcctctcgcctacgccacaatttaacccatatcccatagtcgccttctacgacacccacgggaagaaagggggtggtgaaactcttaacccgtcaccaccaGGCATTTTAGACCATTTTGACGCATAAGTACTCCTGAGTTTTGTATTGTGTAGGTACACTAGGTACCTAAGTAAAACAATAAAGAAAAGGcggaagaaataaataaatcctgaGACCATCCTAAATCTTAAAGCAGTAAGTAATAGTcagtgaaaatgaaatgaaatgaaatgtttatttttcaagtaggcatattacaatgcgcatatgaacgtcaaataaagcagTACAGTAGTAATCAGTGGTTGTACTTGTTTCTTTATTCAAAATGTCTTGAGATTCGAGCGAGAGCGGTAGCTGTCAAGTGCCTGCCCAATCTCTTTCATCCCataatatcccatacattttaaTAACTTCCCATGTTTCTGTTATCTATCAAAAGctcataaataatataaacaatgTAAATAGAACATAATACGTACCCGGTAGGTGATCATTAAACACACCTAATTTTAGACGGAAGAATCCGAGCTTACGATCGAACTCTCGTAAAAGGAACATATAAGTTAAGGTTTGGAGTTGTAAAAACTGTTGAGAATCTTAGCCTCTACTATAACACTGCTCTTGACATTTTAGAATAAGTTACTCGATATCGTAACAAAACATGATGTAGTGAGCTCCATATtatgtatccactgaaaacGCTTGCCATACCATATTATAGGCCCGTCGATTTACAATCGCCTGCCGAACTCGGTAAGAGATGCAGTTTCCACAGCGGCTTTCAAGGTCAGACTTAAGATGTGGCTAACGCAAGAGTCATTCTACTCGTATGACGATTTTTTTAGTCTACCAATGGTTgataaattgtaatttattaattaatgttgtaattaataatataataacttATTTTACTTATACACCATTCCATCGACATGTAAcaattgttattaataaatatatttcatttcatttcatttcattaccacctatttaataatgcaaaaaatttcaaacatggaaaaaatcgagtagttgaaatttgtcccccagtcgtaattgtcccgctgtaccttatgtagtTTTTGTTTCGAGTAAGTCACCATTTGGGGCCACTGTTCACATTCTACATGCAAGGAATGTCACTTTTCGTAAATTTTACCCTGTCGAATAACCTCAGAGTATAATTCTAGAGAGCGGACAAGCCGCCAGTGAATGTGTCAGAGTtattagctcattgagcatacagttgtcgatgtgtgcgtgcgtgatgacacgactctCTGATCGTTCGACAtagacatggaaatgatgcgcgtgtattgcgcaatagaaGCGTCCATCAACAACTGTATGTGATCGATGTAGGTTCAAGAATTTCCGACAGGCACATTcaattacaaaatacaaaatacaaaatcatttattcagcaaataggccacgggggcacttttacatgtcaacattacagagtattcattaaagttaaacaaatgaaattaatagaaatattaactaaaaatattaatcataagcaaagtagctatacactgatatagaattagagatgtataaagtctctaaatgtcatattattactaactataatcaatacataaagaaagtgcaaacagatacaaagataaaagaaatctataatacttcaatagttgtaaaagactgaatattacaagtaaaaatattatacttaatcaaataatccatggagatgtatagcgtctccaagagtcaaattttataaaattaaaatatttaaaagtaaaaacctttgtcaaataatacaaaaaaaaaaaaaaaatacagaaaatgaacagctaaattacacatttcaagagatgtacaagtctctagttgtcaatcattaaagaacaaatcaagtttacaaataagggccaatcaaggttacaaattaagtttaaaaatataatcaaaatctcagagatgtataaggtctctattcacggagcactggaggctttggtcactttttctttgtatatgacatttatttaatgtttagaacataatagtagtgttactacttaaaataacaagttaaaatattttctatgaaagtaatttaatttattcttagAGTGTtaatggcagcgccatctctcttcgctagcttgtaatcacctgagttgattcggctaggaggtcgaaccatactgttctacctcagggatggccagagggcgccacgagccttcggaaatgtcatatacttagaaatttcgacccttgctttcgtggaccgatagccgagtggttctggcattcgcccggtaagcggagtacgctggttcgattccagctcggagcactggaggctttggtcactttttctttgtatatgacatttatttaatgtttatgatacacttacccgtattgaccttaacgTTTTCTAAAACTTCAAAAACCAATGGTAAATGTTGTGTGCTATATTCGGTAGTAACGGTTTATAACAGTTGTTTCATTGAGTAAATAAAATGGATCCGTAAACGCAATAAAGCGAAGCGGGTCAGGCGGGGAATCTCTGATTGCCATTTAGATTTAAAAAGGATTAAGCTACGAGTGATGACTGGAGCTGGAAAGTAAAATGTCCGCGATTTGTCACGTAGGGGGGGTGTTGGATTGAACCTCGTTTAAAATCCAGTCAAAATTTGTTATTCGACCACAATAAAGCCACTGGTTTAACAACATTGATGTGTAATAAATGTAATCTTTGTAAAACTTGATTGAGGTCAATcaagctaaactgtggaatgaattgtcgcctgagctgcggtatttccggaccgatacgaccttcaaatcttcaagaaaagagcgtacacccatcttaaaggccggcaacgcacctccaacatctctggtgtttcgggtgtccatgggcggcggtgatcgcttaccatcaggcgacctgtctgctcgtttgcctcctatcccataaaaaaaaggaaTAACTGGGaagtaaaatctttatttacatgaacatatttacataattatatcagacttttaaaagctagctaatgtctaaaatatttaggcccttgaggcattgtatttcctcgctgtatcacaatgctgatacgttgtgcgaggaagtcgccagctcttcggtcaccagttacctcaaccagacgcttcgcgatttttATGAACAACTTGTTCAAGCTaagaccccatggacctagagtttctacgccaaaaggtacaaaaagataTTCTtggccaagacttttgtatttataaacacaaataaattacGTTTCAAAATATCGGCGgtttctgccgctgcgcccgtttttatcttggtccgttggaggtggTACGGTGCCAatgccaatgtgtctacgcaaatacttataatatggatggtgataagcaataatgtgtcaacccacacgccaaccattttgagaaaatggcgtctaaagattttttctaatttttttgtgtttctcttaaaaaaaattgttttttatatagattgttgtgtttttcagctataatacgttcagtagtagtgattattgtagcttaatttcaaaacaaacttcaatttgacgaaataatgcccttttcttttattgcgaattgttcgacgacgtcaaactttttcaagactgtgttatgatacttaacccacttttgctaattgtttaaaaatatctatgagtcttaaataaacatgttaaagcacataaattgttattgtaaaatactctacctatgcatatgtttaactttataagtgttaagtaacatatcagtcatggtcacttatgttattaggtataaataataaaataataataaatattataggacattcttacacagattgactgagacccacggtaagctcaagaaggcttgtgttgtgggtacttagacaacgatatatataatatataaatacttatatacatagaaaacatccatgactcaggaacaaatatctgtgctcatcacacaaataaatgcccttaccgggattcgaacccgggaccgcggcgtagcaggcagggtcactaccgactgcgccagaccggtcgtcatgtaggaatcaatacattatttattaatcaaaccttttaatgatttttctactcccgaactgttattcgtcatttacaggattgtgcgtatcgaaaaaactgaaaacgcattgtttggttctgtaatcatggcaacgcattgcattaacgatactgcgtgcgtgcgcgggaaggctttgggcagctgagctgacagtgcaaacctttgcaatacaggaaacagtgtgaatttcgcgagaattatttaaaaaaactattaaaaactaagtgcatggtcgttttaaaagtattgtatgcaatggtgtttaactgactccaaaatactcgtggaaagtacgccactcatatttcttgacctcctttaaacgcctgttgaataaaatactataaattaactattagagtaatgatcatttctagacacatatttaaattatctgtgctttttcaacaaaaaatcgttacaaaaaccaaataatcatctttaaaaaaaaacaaactacttatctaaaatatacaacaaatttttttacgctaagaaatagactaagtcatttaaattatgaataactcatgacttgtacaagaacaaaacataaaatatctttaacaaaataataaactaccattcagtaagtattcaaaaatcaaacaatatttttatgcatacattaacacgtcttaatgtaattagtaattataaaaaaatagtagttagatttttatataaacacgtacttgtaaaaaatgtttgcaaattataataacgaatatgtatattcatgacttaaaatgttcaatttcgtactgaatttaccattcatgtgcaaaaatatactaatggactaagtcataacttattcaaacataaattaatatgaacagttatattttacaatatagtgtcatggtacttacaccaaaaacgaacaatttatgacccgaatataatttaacaataatgacttatgttttataacacgggtcgtagcataaaacaacgaataaaatatcattttgcaataatcattcaagtctcatagtgggtaactatgtcattttttgcgttttgcaagaatgagtcaagtgtaaaaaaatcgttgagtcaaccctcataacacattattgtaatttaaatatgtcttctgccaattactataataagttaaggttcttgacacattaatgcaaaacaggcaacacacgatataggatttgtgttaacctatttttttacttttgggatagtaaaaattttctaaatgaaaaggtcatttttgcaaatagaagtttaaaaatccagctataacatggcattaaaatctcatttttttagtttttgtgggttgacacattattgcttatcaccatccatataTAGATATTGTTACAGGGAAGAGTGTCAAGAAAAGACAAGTCTTCGCTATGGAATCTCTGTTTTATCTCTGTTTCATATAGATTGTGAGAATTTgaaaataaacatcaaatttGGTAGGTAATTCAATTACAATGAGTTGCTGAAACCGCAAGCCTATTTGGTTATCACTTTTAGTAGTCAGtgttaattaaattacaatattaATCATTTTTGGATTAAATTCAAAGTGTACTAAAATTAAGCATGTGTACATGTGCGTGTGCATGTGTTTTGTACAATGTGTacaaaatttatataataaagcCTATTCAAGAAAGAGTACATCGTCTCCGTTGGCTTGGCGACCATGAAAAACCAACTTCATTTTGTTTCCCCCACACCACTCCCTACGTTCCGGTTCGTAGTTcaatgttagaatattatagCATGAAaggttaaacaataactttgcctccttgtacAACAAATAAGTAACTATTACTTATAAACGCAATAAAATACGTAATGTTacttttttattgaatgaaaaCTCACGGCAGTCACGGCACAAATAatagtgtatttatttttacattctgAAGACTTGAATTACTATTTTCGCAAGTTCGAAAAACGCACAAAAGCTTTACGTGAATGAAACATGACATGAGTCATGCAATTTGACCTATATGAGTCACCAAACATTAGAAAGTGTCGAAAATACATAATTTTACTACCGCCGTCATCTGTCCCCACCTGAGTTGGCCTACATACCGTTTCATTC includes these proteins:
- the LOC125235613 gene encoding uncharacterized protein LOC125235613, translating into MIGKRWGLNPKITLWLYKTIVRPMLCYGALVWWPRTNLGNVRDKLQRLQRLACAAITGCTKSTPTAAMEVMLGLPPLYLHIQQEASLSAVRLNTLNIWSNTGVLHTKCLEKVYDEFPILRSGTDRIQKHVIFDKRYKIQLYEDDNYEGLNPKELRIFTDGSKTDNGSGSGTFSEDLNMSITTPLGAHNSVFQAECMGIINAAAAITARKVVGSSIRIFSDSRAVLMALRSHLITSKLIHECHKRLMEVSHKNEIILQWIKGHNGSRGNDAADELARQGSSAGAIGPEPILPIPFSKVRSMLLSYTGKLHTAHWLNQTGCRQSKMAMPSISEKLTRTLLQLGKVRLRMVTSVITGHGLFNKHLFITGATDSPLCRGCMETEETAAHVVLECSGVAPYRAKYLGSPRDLPEVLLNIKGLVGFLVGVGMAGLANPSLISRKIGARRRVEENRPFYNTIQGGISLQVSLIQSKICSFHSWHSFLESTCTF